In Bacillus cereus ATCC 14579, a single window of DNA contains:
- a CDS encoding ADP-ribosylglycohydrolase family protein: MVNGIYTHGHPRALLGALIYAEAINYLANKQSPLEYGELIDYLLEARDKWEQMPEVNNISDWINHAEEVYKGKYRDIWKQTVQELMDLLNLAKKALKLGVLDDSYSVLKDMGCFDRKVQGAGTVSAVVSIYLASKYASNPELGIMESAYLENADSDTIASLVGGLLGVINELDWINKDWLKIQDLDYITNLVNLLFEESENENRNFDIKLWTEEHNKVVKNKIRDLPVNAKFSFGPFNLRLVNRKTLESSVDKLEVIQFKCISEQGQTIYLKTMKKYKKQYAAKSGMNSSGTVEKNIQSSSKSLGDMFLDLAKMFPGRLVAKRALSILGETMKWIDEQGSSVITEKEIQSFSAKLVQKGISLNEVIQIVTFVVKNSVKNK, from the coding sequence GTGGTAAACGGAATATATACTCATGGACATCCTCGGGCGCTTCTAGGAGCTCTGATTTATGCGGAAGCAATTAATTATTTAGCGAATAAACAATCGCCTCTAGAGTATGGAGAATTAATAGATTATTTATTAGAGGCTAGGGATAAATGGGAACAGATGCCAGAGGTTAATAATATCTCAGATTGGATTAATCATGCTGAAGAGGTTTATAAAGGGAAGTACAGAGATATTTGGAAGCAAACAGTTCAAGAACTGATGGATTTATTAAATTTAGCGAAAAAAGCCTTAAAACTGGGTGTACTTGATGATTCATATAGTGTTTTAAAGGATATGGGATGTTTTGATCGTAAAGTACAGGGGGCTGGAACTGTTTCAGCGGTTGTTTCTATTTATTTAGCTTCCAAGTATGCCTCAAATCCTGAGTTAGGAATAATGGAATCGGCATATCTTGAAAATGCTGATTCGGACACTATAGCGTCTCTTGTGGGTGGTTTATTAGGTGTAATTAATGAATTGGACTGGATTAATAAGGACTGGTTGAAAATTCAAGATCTTGATTATATAACTAATTTAGTGAATTTGTTATTTGAAGAATCAGAAAACGAGAATCGCAATTTCGATATAAAGCTTTGGACAGAAGAGCATAATAAAGTGGTTAAGAATAAAATTAGGGACTTACCTGTGAATGCGAAATTTTCTTTTGGACCATTTAATTTAAGATTGGTTAATAGAAAGACATTGGAGAGTTCAGTTGATAAATTAGAGGTTATACAATTTAAGTGTATAAGTGAACAAGGGCAAACTATATATTTAAAAACGATGAAAAAGTATAAAAAACAGTATGCGGCTAAGTCGGGAATGAATTCTTCAGGAACTGTGGAAAAAAATATACAATCTAGTAGTAAAAGTTTAGGTGATATGTTTTTAGACTTAGCAAAAATGTTTCCTGGAAGGCTTGTTGCAAAAAGAGCACTTAGCATTTTAGGAGAGACTATGAAATGGATAGATGAGCAGGGAAGTTCTGTTATTACGGAAAAGGAAATTCAATCATTTTCTGCCAAATTAGTTCAAAAAGGGATTAGTTTAAATGAGGTAATTCAGATAGTTACATTTGTAGTGAAGAATTCTGTTAAAAATAAATAA
- a CDS encoding ADP-ribosylglycohydrolase family protein, with product MYPQKIKFKQKFMGSFLGAVIGDAKGWPQEVNGNNIEKPLSENVLGFLNWTRKNGGKSFLHKETIESGEYSDDTQLLISSTRSLLYGENWSKYFGKVELPAWLLYERGGGGATKRAAKSLSKGNLPWKLDKNNYKEVKSYFEAGGNGVVMRIMPHDVY from the coding sequence TTGTATCCACAAAAAATTAAATTCAAACAAAAATTTATGGGTTCTTTCTTAGGTGCGGTAATTGGGGATGCAAAAGGATGGCCACAAGAAGTTAATGGTAATAATATAGAAAAGCCTTTAAGTGAGAATGTTTTAGGTTTTTTGAATTGGACTAGAAAAAATGGTGGGAAAAGTTTCTTACATAAGGAAACGATTGAATCAGGTGAATATAGTGATGATACTCAATTGCTTATTTCCTCTACTAGAAGTTTGCTTTATGGCGAAAATTGGTCTAAGTATTTTGGGAAAGTGGAACTTCCAGCCTGGCTTCTTTATGAACGCGGGGGAGGAGGGGCGACTAAAAGAGCAGCGAAAAGCTTAAGTAAAGGTAATTTACCTTGGAAATTAGATAAAAATAACTATAAAGAGGTAAAATCATACTTTGAGGCAGGGGGAAATGGTGTTGTGATGAGAATTATGCCTCATGATGTTTATTAG